In Asanoa sp. WMMD1127, one genomic interval encodes:
- a CDS encoding MBL fold metallo-hydrolase → MRLTKFGHSCVRVEQDGAVLVIDPGSFTERAALDGVDAVLITHEHPDHLDVDAVADALSKRSNVTVHTNSDVAAKLTALGDVVTTVETGQSFSAAGMPVRAFGGVHAEIHPDIPRIANLGFLVNDSLYHPGDSFDVPEGARVETLFVPVSAPWLKISESVDFVRAVAPRRAFALHDGIVNDAGGKLVDGVLGRLLKVDYQRLAPGTSVDA, encoded by the coding sequence ATGCGACTGACCAAGTTCGGCCATTCCTGTGTACGCGTCGAGCAGGACGGCGCCGTGCTGGTCATCGATCCCGGCAGCTTCACCGAGCGGGCCGCGCTCGACGGTGTCGACGCCGTGCTGATCACACATGAGCACCCCGACCACCTCGACGTCGACGCCGTGGCCGACGCGCTGAGCAAGCGTTCCAACGTCACCGTCCACACCAACTCCGACGTGGCCGCCAAGCTCACCGCGCTCGGCGACGTCGTCACCACCGTCGAGACCGGACAGTCCTTTTCGGCCGCCGGGATGCCGGTGCGCGCGTTCGGCGGCGTACACGCCGAGATCCATCCCGACATCCCGCGGATCGCCAACCTCGGCTTCCTGGTCAACGACTCGCTCTATCACCCCGGCGACTCGTTCGACGTGCCCGAGGGAGCCCGCGTCGAGACGCTCTTCGTGCCGGTGTCGGCGCCCTGGTTGAAGATCAGCGAGTCGGTCGACTTCGTGCGGGCGGTCGCGCCGCGCCGGGCGTTCGCGCTGCACGACGGGATCGTCAACGACGCCGGCGGCAAGCTCGTCGACGGCGTCCTCGGGCGCCTGCTCAAGGTCGACTACCAGCGCCTGGCCCCGGGTACGAGCGTCGATGCCTGA
- a CDS encoding GNAT family N-acetyltransferase, translating to MTFPDGWTTRRPTLDDLPAILELMRASDIAATGEPETGEDDIRAALTSPHVDPAKDLWLAYLPDGRLGGWAYIDNENGGDSEFVEVYVHPDGGAPGRAPLLDLVVRRVAERATERGFATVTAKAGALPAERDYVAEIEARGFTFVKRYARMRRQLDGQIRPPELPDGVTIRLVRPDDEADMRLFHRVYDTGFRDAYDYQPRDYDAWRTSVDKLSSVAWDEWFVAEVDGVPAGILMSSDQMLEQNEGWIKNLTVLREFRRRGVGGALLRHAFAVYAAKGRTQAGLGVDLSSPTGAANVYLAAGMTPIYEADIFEQQIAAA from the coding sequence GTGACGTTCCCCGACGGCTGGACCACGCGCCGGCCCACCCTCGACGACCTGCCGGCGATCCTGGAGCTGATGCGGGCGAGCGACATCGCGGCCACCGGCGAGCCGGAGACCGGCGAAGACGACATCCGGGCCGCGCTCACCTCGCCGCACGTCGACCCGGCAAAGGACCTCTGGCTGGCCTACCTGCCCGACGGCCGGCTCGGCGGCTGGGCCTACATCGACAACGAGAACGGCGGCGACAGCGAGTTCGTCGAGGTCTACGTGCACCCCGACGGCGGGGCGCCGGGCCGGGCGCCGCTGCTCGACCTGGTGGTGCGCCGGGTGGCGGAGCGGGCCACCGAGCGCGGCTTCGCCACGGTGACCGCCAAGGCCGGCGCGCTGCCGGCCGAGCGCGACTACGTCGCCGAGATCGAGGCGCGCGGGTTCACGTTCGTCAAGCGCTACGCCCGGATGCGCCGCCAGCTTGATGGCCAGATCCGGCCCCCGGAGCTGCCCGACGGCGTGACGATCCGGCTGGTGCGGCCGGACGACGAGGCGGACATGCGCCTGTTCCACCGGGTCTACGACACGGGCTTCCGCGACGCCTACGACTACCAGCCGCGCGACTACGACGCCTGGCGGACCTCCGTCGACAAGCTGAGCTCGGTGGCCTGGGACGAGTGGTTCGTCGCCGAGGTCGACGGCGTGCCGGCCGGCATCCTGATGTCGTCCGACCAGATGCTCGAGCAGAACGAGGGCTGGATCAAGAACCTCACCGTGCTGCGGGAGTTCCGCCGGCGCGGGGTCGGAGGCGCGCTGCTGCGGCACGCGTTCGCGGTCTACGCCGCCAAGGGCCGCACCCAGGCCGGTCTCGGCGTCGACCTGTCCAGCCCGACCGGGGCGGCCAACGTCTACCTCGCCGCCGGCATGACCCCGATCTACGAGGCCGACATCTTCGAACAGCAGATCGCGGCGGCCTAG
- a CDS encoding gamma-glutamylcyclotransferase family protein — MRHYAAYGSNLDPARMRAYCPHSPMVGTGWLEGWRLTFAGEDVIGWEGAVTTIVESPGDRVFVALYDVHPWDAAQLDEVEGVTGETYRKLHLRAVTLEGDQTVWVYVFNGYEGGLPTAWYLSEIANAAQKAGAPDDYVNELRGRPTKTATPEV, encoded by the coding sequence GTGCGTCATTACGCCGCGTACGGCTCAAACCTCGATCCCGCCCGAATGCGTGCTTACTGTCCGCATTCGCCGATGGTGGGCACCGGCTGGCTCGAAGGCTGGCGTCTCACCTTCGCGGGCGAAGACGTCATCGGGTGGGAGGGCGCGGTCACCACGATCGTCGAGTCACCCGGCGACCGGGTCTTCGTCGCGCTCTACGACGTCCACCCGTGGGATGCCGCCCAGCTCGACGAGGTCGAGGGGGTGACCGGTGAGACCTACCGCAAGCTGCACCTGCGCGCGGTCACGCTGGAGGGCGACCAGACGGTCTGGGTCTACGTCTTCAACGGCTACGAGGGCGGCCTGCCGACGGCGTGGTATCTCTCCGAGATCGCCAACGCCGCCCAGAAGGCCGGCGCCCCCGACGACTACGTCAACGAGCTCCGCGGCCGCCCCACCAAGACCGCGACGCCAGAGGTCTAG
- a CDS encoding NAD(P)H-quinone dehydrogenase produces the protein MTRIVIVGGGPAGYEAALVAAQLDADVTVVEAEGAGGACVLSDCVPSKTFIASSDVVTAYRDTERFGVHSGGLDAVTVDAAAVNARVKNLAQAQSSDIHNKLVKAGVTFVAGTARLGADTLGHTHRVEVTPASGDAPYAVDASTVLIATGATPRVLPTATPDGERILDWRQLYDLPELPEHLIVIGSGVTGAEFASAYLAMGVRVTLVSSRDRVMPHEDADAAQAIERVFRSRGMTILNNSRGNAVRRTADGVEVELSGGGTVTGSHALIAVGSVPNTEGLGLEEYGVAVAKGGYVTVDRVSRTNVPGIYAAGDCTGVLPLASVAAMQGRIAMWHALGEAVQPLRLRTVAANVFTDPELATVGVSQNDVDAGRVPAREVMLTLGGNARAKMADLGDGFVKLFCRPASGQVVGGVVVAPKASELILPITLAVENNMTVDQLAHTITIYPSLSGSITEAARQLMLHELE, from the coding sequence GTGACACGAATCGTTATCGTGGGTGGCGGCCCGGCTGGCTACGAGGCAGCGCTGGTCGCCGCGCAGCTCGACGCCGACGTGACCGTCGTCGAGGCGGAGGGCGCCGGCGGCGCCTGCGTGCTGTCGGACTGCGTGCCCTCAAAGACCTTTATTGCCAGCTCAGACGTGGTGACGGCCTACCGTGACACCGAGCGCTTCGGCGTCCACTCCGGTGGGCTCGACGCCGTGACGGTCGATGCCGCGGCGGTCAACGCGCGGGTGAAAAACCTGGCCCAGGCCCAGTCGAGCGACATTCACAACAAGCTCGTCAAGGCGGGCGTCACCTTCGTGGCGGGCACAGCCCGGCTTGGCGCTGACACGTTGGGTCACACCCATCGGGTCGAGGTCACACCGGCGAGTGGTGACGCGCCGTACGCGGTCGATGCCAGCACGGTGTTGATCGCGACCGGGGCCACCCCGCGCGTGCTGCCGACGGCGACGCCCGACGGCGAGCGGATCCTCGACTGGCGCCAGCTCTACGACCTCCCGGAGCTGCCCGAGCACCTGATCGTGATCGGCTCGGGCGTGACCGGCGCCGAGTTCGCCAGCGCCTACCTGGCGATGGGCGTACGCGTGACGCTGGTCTCCAGCCGCGACCGGGTGATGCCGCACGAGGACGCGGACGCCGCGCAGGCCATCGAGCGGGTCTTCCGCTCGCGGGGCATGACGATACTCAACAACTCCCGGGGCAACGCGGTGCGGCGCACCGCCGACGGCGTCGAGGTGGAGCTGAGCGGCGGCGGCACGGTCACCGGCTCGCACGCCCTGATCGCGGTCGGCTCCGTGCCCAACACCGAGGGTCTGGGGCTGGAGGAATACGGCGTGGCGGTGGCCAAGGGCGGCTACGTCACCGTCGACCGGGTCTCCCGCACCAACGTCCCGGGGATCTACGCGGCCGGCGACTGCACCGGCGTCCTGCCGCTGGCCAGCGTGGCGGCGATGCAGGGCCGCATCGCGATGTGGCACGCGCTGGGCGAGGCGGTCCAGCCGCTGCGGCTGCGCACCGTCGCGGCCAACGTCTTCACCGACCCGGAGCTAGCGACCGTCGGGGTCAGCCAGAACGACGTCGACGCGGGGCGGGTGCCGGCCCGCGAGGTGATGCTGACCTTGGGCGGCAACGCCCGGGCGAAGATGGCCGACCTGGGCGACGGCTTCGTCAAGCTGTTCTGCCGGCCCGCCAGCGGTCAGGTGGTGGGCGGCGTGGTGGTGGCGCCCAAGGCGTCGGAGCTGATCCTGCCGATCACGCTGGCGGTCGAGAACAACATGACCGTCGACCAGCTCGCGCACACCATCACGATCTATCCCTCGCTGTCGGGGTCGATCACTGAGGCGGCGCGTCAGCTGATGCTGCACGAACTGGAGTAG
- a CDS encoding DedA family protein: protein MADVLGTVTSPVSAYLLLLGLLIVDAFVPVIPTQAIMITGGALTAYGHLSLPTTIAVGALGVIVGDWACYLLGRSTHHRTGLIARLRQRCGIQTDDVAKSAAAPTGKARRAARKLTRGLREPGPVVILICRFVPGGRMAACFSAGRARYPYKHFTLYQALAAVGWATYGTLVGHLGGAALTSSGWRLIVVAVIAAVVFAGAGWGLALWKPAALRSQPQPAPLDATPVRAASADAPPQ, encoded by the coding sequence ATGGCGGACGTGCTCGGCACGGTGACGTCTCCCGTGTCCGCTTACCTGTTGCTGCTCGGCCTGCTGATCGTCGACGCCTTCGTGCCGGTGATCCCCACCCAGGCCATCATGATCACAGGCGGGGCGCTGACCGCATACGGACACCTGAGCCTGCCCACCACGATCGCGGTCGGCGCGCTCGGCGTCATCGTCGGCGACTGGGCCTGCTATCTGTTGGGCCGGTCCACCCACCACCGCACCGGGTTGATCGCCCGGCTGCGGCAGCGCTGCGGCATCCAGACCGACGACGTCGCCAAGTCGGCGGCGGCCCCCACCGGCAAGGCCCGGCGGGCCGCCCGCAAGCTGACCCGCGGGCTGCGCGAGCCCGGGCCGGTCGTCATCCTGATCTGCCGGTTCGTGCCCGGTGGCCGGATGGCCGCGTGCTTCTCGGCCGGCCGCGCCCGCTACCCCTACAAGCACTTCACGCTCTACCAGGCGCTGGCCGCGGTGGGCTGGGCCACCTACGGCACGCTGGTCGGCCACCTCGGCGGCGCGGCGCTCACCTCGTCGGGGTGGCGCCTGATCGTGGTGGCGGTGATCGCCGCGGTCGTGTTCGCGGGCGCCGGCTGGGGGCTGGCCCTGTGGAAGCCGGCGGCCCTGCGCAGCCAACCCCAACCGGCGCCGCTGGACGCTACTCCAGTTCGTGCAGCATCAGCTGACGCGCCGCCTCAGTGA
- a CDS encoding circularly permuted type 2 ATP-grasp protein, with protein sequence MADLFEDYRLGPGWDEMFAAAGMPRESYETLHATLQPLSSADLGVRADVLARAFLDQGITFALKGVERPFPLDIVPRIITAAEWAVVESGVAQRIRALEAFLADVYGAGEVLADGVVPRAVVVTSAHFHREAVGIKPHNGVRVHVAGVDLIRDEAGAFRVLEDNVRVPSGVSYVMENRRAMSHVLPEVFASTRIRPVESYPSQLLGALRAAAPAGVREPTVVVLTPGVHNSAYFEHALLAREMGVELVEGRDLICAGNQVAMRTTAGEQRVDVIYRRIDDEFLDPVQFRSDSILGVAGLLNAARAGQVTIANAVGNGVADDKLLYTYVPELIRYYLGEEPALPNVETHRLADPDVLAYVLDRLDTLVLKPVDGSGGAGIVIGSQATDAELAELRLALHRDPRGWIAQREVKLSMVPTLIGNRLRPRHVDLRPFAVNDGDRITVLPGGLTRVALPEGALVVNSSQGGGSKDTWVLAAPQAPVEPPPAPISHRSAEAPRPDPGPGVTSAQQQQQQQTGGVPC encoded by the coding sequence ATGGCGGACCTGTTCGAGGACTATCGGCTGGGCCCGGGCTGGGACGAGATGTTCGCCGCGGCGGGGATGCCACGGGAAAGCTACGAGACGCTGCACGCCACCCTCCAGCCGCTGTCCAGCGCCGACCTCGGCGTGCGGGCCGACGTGCTGGCGCGCGCCTTCCTGGACCAGGGCATCACGTTCGCGCTCAAGGGCGTCGAACGGCCGTTCCCGCTCGACATCGTGCCTCGGATCATCACAGCGGCCGAGTGGGCGGTGGTCGAAAGCGGTGTAGCGCAACGGATCCGGGCGCTGGAGGCGTTCCTGGCCGACGTCTACGGCGCCGGCGAGGTGCTGGCCGACGGTGTCGTGCCACGGGCCGTCGTGGTGACCAGCGCGCACTTCCACCGCGAGGCGGTGGGCATCAAGCCACACAACGGCGTACGCGTGCACGTCGCCGGCGTCGACCTCATCCGCGACGAGGCCGGGGCGTTCCGGGTGCTCGAGGACAACGTGCGGGTGCCGTCCGGGGTCAGCTATGTGATGGAGAACCGGCGGGCGATGAGCCACGTGCTGCCGGAGGTGTTCGCCTCCACCCGGATCCGGCCGGTCGAGTCCTACCCCAGCCAGCTCCTGGGCGCCCTGCGCGCCGCGGCGCCCGCCGGGGTGCGCGAGCCCACCGTGGTGGTGCTCACACCGGGTGTCCACAACTCGGCGTACTTCGAGCATGCGCTGCTGGCCCGTGAGATGGGCGTCGAGCTGGTCGAAGGGCGCGACCTGATCTGCGCCGGCAACCAGGTGGCGATGCGCACCACGGCCGGCGAACAGCGTGTCGACGTGATCTACCGGCGGATCGACGACGAGTTCCTCGATCCGGTGCAGTTCCGGTCCGACTCGATCCTCGGCGTCGCCGGACTGCTGAACGCCGCCCGGGCCGGCCAGGTGACGATCGCCAACGCGGTGGGCAACGGGGTCGCCGACGACAAGCTGCTCTACACGTACGTCCCCGAGCTGATCCGCTACTACCTCGGCGAGGAGCCTGCGCTGCCCAACGTGGAGACCCACCGGTTGGCCGACCCGGACGTCCTCGCGTACGTCCTGGACCGGTTGGACACGCTGGTGCTCAAGCCGGTCGACGGCTCCGGTGGCGCCGGCATCGTGATCGGCTCGCAGGCCACCGACGCGGAGCTGGCCGAGCTGCGGCTGGCACTCCACCGCGACCCGCGGGGCTGGATCGCCCAGCGCGAGGTCAAGCTCTCGATGGTGCCGACGCTGATCGGCAACCGCCTCCGGCCGCGACACGTCGACCTGCGGCCGTTCGCGGTCAACGACGGCGACCGGATCACGGTGCTGCCCGGCGGGTTGACCCGGGTCGCGCTGCCGGAGGGTGCGCTGGTGGTCAACTCCAGCCAGGGCGGTGGCTCCAAGGACACCTGGGTGCTGGCCGCTCCCCAGGCGCCCGTCGAGCCGCCGCCGGCGCCGATCTCCCACCGCAGCGCCGAGGCGCCACGCCCCGATCCCGGGCCGGGCGTCACCTCGGCCCAGCAGCAGCAACAGCAGCAGACGGGTGGTGTGCCGTGCTGA